The genomic interval TTGAGTAGAGCCAATATAAAAACTCCCATCCCTTAAACTTTTTAAAATATAGCAATAATACATATACGAATTATACCCCACTACGCTAAAGCTTCGCGGGGCACTCCGTTGAGTTTTGTGGTGTATTTGGTTTTACGAAGTGGTGCTTGCACCGCGAAGCTTTTGAAGCTTTGCGACAAAAGCGGAGTGGTGGAGATGGGCGGAATCGAACCGCCGTGCAATAAGAGAGATGAAAAATTTCTACAAAAGATAGTTTGTTTTATTCGCTTTCCACCAGTCGGCGGAAGCAGTTTAAACATTGCAGTTCGGAACAAACAAAATGCTGCAATATCGATCCTCTACGTTTCGCAGTGAAGCGAGGAAATTTCACTGCATAGCCTCAGGTTTATTCCACACACGTTTCGCTACAAGGCGTCACGAGCGTATGCGTCACTTAGGTTTCTCTAATAAATTAGGAAACGTAAGCGAAAGCGAAATCATTGACTCCAAAATATGGAGATACAACAGACTTAGCTCTTGCGACAACTTTGTTTGCAGTTATCGTTTGTAACCTTTTAAAGAGTTGTTACAGCTCTCTTTTGCATTTTTCAAATGAATCCTATTGTCTAGGCCGATCATCCCCACAAAATTTACCTGATTTCAGATAGGCTTTGTGCGGATGGCCGTTACTAGCTTGTCAAAGAACGTCTTACTTCTCTTTCAGTATCTTTTTTCTTGATACTCTCCCTTTTATCAAACTTCTTTTTACCTTTTACCGAGGCGATTTCCACCTTTACTTTCTTTCCTTTATTATACACCGAAAGGGGTACTATTGTCAATCCTTTAATTCCCTCCACTTTTGAGAGCTCTGTTATCTCTTTTTTAGTCAAGAGTAGACGTCTAGGTCTTTCTGGCTCGTATTCCTTGGGGGTGTTTTTAGGCTGGTAGGGAGGCACGTTCATATTCATGACATAAGCCTCGTTACCCCGTATTGACACTCTCGCTCCCTCGAGGGACCCCTGGCCATTCTTTAGTGCCTTCACTTCAAATCCAAGTAGCTCTATCCCAGCCTCGTATTTATCGAGGATCTCGTAGTTAAATAGAGTTTTTTTGTTCGTAATTAGAGACATTCTTAAAATATTATCATATATGGTATCTCTGGGTAGATTTTGGTATAATGGTCATCTGATGCCCAAACTCCCTAATAATAAGCAAAAGATAAGTATGAATGGTTTGAAAAATAAAGAACCGGAGAAGAAGATCCGTCTGATCCAGAAAAAGGTCTCTCAAGGTCCAAATGGTTGGTGGAATAACCTAGCTGCCACAGTTTTTATTTTTATTCTTATAATCTCAGCTTTTTCTTTTTTGAAAGGAGACACAGTCGAGGACGTGGCCATTTCCACTCTAGTGCAGGATATAAAAACTCAAAATATTAAAAGTATTTCTATTCAAAGTAGCACCATTGAAGCTGAGTACATCGATGGTTCGAAAAAGAAAACTCAGAAAGAAGAAGGGACTGGCCTTGCTGAAACCTTATTAAATTACGGAGTGACTTCTGAGGAGCTGGCTTCAGTCACCATAAAAGTGGAAGAAATAAGTGGCTTCGCTTACTGGTTTTTCAACTTAGCTCCGATTATTTTCCCTATTATTTTTATTGCTGTATTTATTTGGTTTATGACTCGTCAAGTACGAGGGGCTGGAATGCAAGCTTTTTCTTTCGGCCAATCTCGTGCTCGCCTCACTACTCCAGATGACTCGAGGCAGAGAGTTACTTTTAAAGATGTAGCTGGTTGCAAGGAAGCGAAGGAAGAGCTTTCTGAAATTGTCGACTTTCTGAAAAATCCAAAAAAGTTTTTTGAAATCGGAGCTCGTATTCCGAAAGGCATACTGCTCATGGGCGCTCCTGGTACTGGAAAAACTTTACTTGCCAGGGCTGTCGCTGGCGAAGCCAACGTGGCTTTCTTTTCTATCTCGGGATCTGAATTCGTAGAAATGTTTGTTGGAGTCGGTGCTTCTCGTGTGCGCGACTTATTCCAACTGGCTAAAAAGGCCGCTCCAGCCATCATTTTTATCGACGAAATAGATGCCGTCGGTAGAGTACGTGGTGGTGGCATGGGTGGGGGTAATGATGAGAGGGAACAAACCCTAAATCAGATTTTGGTGGAGATGGATGGTTTTGAACCGACAGAAAAGGTGATCGTCATGGCGGCTACTAACAGGCCTGACGTCCTCGACCCGGCACTTTTGCGACCGGGTAGGTTTGATCGAAGAGTCACTATCGATTTACCTGACAGGGCCGACAGGGAAGAAATTTTGAAAATACATGCTCGTCAGAAACCATTTGCTGAAGATGTGAACCTCACTCTTATCGCCGAACGCACCCCTGGTTTCTCTGGTGCCGATCTATATTCACTCATGAATGAAGGAGCTATTCTTGCCGCTCGGGAGAACAGGAACAAGGTATCGCAATTTGATCTCATTCGTTCGATCGAAAAAGTGATGCTCGGCCCGGAGCGCCGTAGTCATATCTTAAGTAAGAAAGAAAAGGAAATCACTGCATACCACGAAGCCGGGCATGCCCTCGTGGCCAGTGTCCTGCCTCATGCGGATCCGGTTCATAAAATTTCTATCATTTCTCGTGGGCGGGCCGCAGGTTATACGTTGAAACTTCCGATCGAGGACAGGA from Candidatus Paceibacterota bacterium carries:
- the smpB gene encoding SsrA-binding protein SmpB; protein product: MSLITNKKTLFNYEILDKYEAGIELLGFEVKALKNGQGSLEGARVSIRGNEAYVMNMNVPPYQPKNTPKEYEPERPRRLLLTKKEITELSKVEGIKGLTIVPLSVYNKGKKVKVEIASVKGKKKFDKRESIKKKDTEREVRRSLTS
- the ftsH gene encoding ATP-dependent zinc metalloprotease FtsH, yielding MPKLPNNKQKISMNGLKNKEPEKKIRLIQKKVSQGPNGWWNNLAATVFIFILIISAFSFLKGDTVEDVAISTLVQDIKTQNIKSISIQSSTIEAEYIDGSKKKTQKEEGTGLAETLLNYGVTSEELASVTIKVEEISGFAYWFFNLAPIIFPIIFIAVFIWFMTRQVRGAGMQAFSFGQSRARLTTPDDSRQRVTFKDVAGCKEAKEELSEIVDFLKNPKKFFEIGARIPKGILLMGAPGTGKTLLARAVAGEANVAFFSISGSEFVEMFVGVGASRVRDLFQLAKKAAPAIIFIDEIDAVGRVRGGGMGGGNDEREQTLNQILVEMDGFEPTEKVIVMAATNRPDVLDPALLRPGRFDRRVTIDLPDRADREEILKIHARQKPFAEDVNLTLIAERTPGFSGADLYSLMNEGAILAARENRNKVSQFDLIRSIEKVMLGPERRSHILSKKEKEITAYHEAGHALVASVLPHADPVHKISIISRGRAAGYTLKLPIEDRRLQSKNEFLDDIAMSLGGYVTEKIIFGDITTGPSNDLQVSSAMARDMVTKYGMSEKLGPIALEAPAGGKSIFGRSLEDKEYSQKVGDIIDEEVSKIMNDAFEKANKIVAEHRPLLDVIAKRLIEKETIEKEEFEQILVAHGIQPKKALVTFSGKEQVIAE